In Struthio camelus isolate bStrCam1 chromosome 12, bStrCam1.hap1, whole genome shotgun sequence, the DNA window TTCAGACCCAGCTCTGCCTTGGCTCAGAGCACCCTTGACATCTGTCTTTGTGCCTCTGCTCTGCCTGcgctagcagctctgctcccccTCTGGGAGGACAACCGTGCCTGCATCCTGCCAGAGCAGTTAGCTGGCAGTTgggcacttctgcttttggcagaggggaagggggatgaGTCCTGACCAGCCATCCCATGCGTTTGTGCTGTTTAGCCACAAGCAGGAGTTGCGGCAGGACCTTCTTCCTGATGTGAGAAGGGAGTTGCGGCGCGCAACAAACCTGTGTCAAGGCAGTGACTCGGTTGCTCATGTCGGGCAGGATCGGCGGCTCGTCGCCGACCTGGAAGTCGAAGTAGACTGTTTTGTGCGAGAAGGTGGAGAACTCGTTGCTGAAGCAGAAAGTGTAGACACCCTTGACTTCGGCTCGATGTGGGAAGCTATCGTACTGCTTCTTGGTCTCCTTATAGATAGTCCTGCCGTTGGGGTCCTCCACATAGCAGTCCACATCATAGTGTCCCCCTGTGATCACCTGCGGAATGAGACACACGGGTGGCACCTGCAGAACTGCCCTGCGAGTGCCTCTGCTCCGTCCTGGGGCCGTGACctcggcagcggcagcgcagGGCACGGTGCTCGCAGCTGCTGGGGGCCCGCGacaggctgggggtgcaggctgCTAGAGCACCCAGGGAACTCTGTGCTCCGAGGTGCCTGGAGCTCATGCATGATACCTGGGCAAGGCGGACGGCCCGAGCCGGCCCTAACGGCCAAGCCGGGGGCTCCTGCACCTGCCGCTGCTGCAGGCACATCCCGGCACTGCTGAGCGCCTCCGAGACAAGCACTGCTGGGCGCGTGGCCAGAGCTGGGAACGGCTCCCGGAGTGGCGCGGGGGGAGCTGGGACGGGTGTCTGGCTGGGGCGTGTAGGGCAGGTGCAAGTGGAGCCCTGCCAGGGCTGTGGGGTGCACGGTGGTGGTACAGGGCAGGGGCAcgggtgggagcaggggcagggcagagaTGCAGGGGCGtatgggcaggagcaggggcaggtggcaggagcaggggcaggttGCATGGGCAGGGATGCAGGGGCATATGGGCAGGGGTAGGTTgcacgggcaggggcagggcagagatgcaggggcagggcaggttgcacaggcaggggaaggggtgcaggggcagggatGCAGGGGCGtatgggcaggagcaggggcaggttgcacaggcaggggcagggcagagaTGCACGGGCAGGGGCAGAGATGCACGGGCAGGGGCAGGTTGCacgggcaggggaaggggtgcaggagcaggggtgcaGGGGCGTATGGGCAGGAGCAAGGGCAGGTTGcacgggcaggggcaggagcagggcaggggcgcaGGGGCAGAAGCAGGCTCAGGGCCAGGTTCGGGGTGCGCGGGCCGGGCAGGGGCGCCCAGCGGGGCCGTACCTGGTAGTCCAGCGTGAACTTGAggccctgctccagctcctcgtGGAAGCACTGCTTGTCGCTGTCGGGCAGCTCGAAGGTGAGCTcggtgccggcggcgcggcccgcctgCAGCgcgcagagcagcaccgccagcgccCAGCCGCCCAtcctcgccccgcgccgcgccgcgccgcgccggccccgctccgcaccgctccgcccgccggggccgcccagGCCTGACGTggcagcggcgccggccccggtcccggccccggtcccggccccggcggctcttccggcgggggcggcccggggccgcgcgggctgcggccggggagcgggcggagccgggagcggggccgggagctgccgccgccgccccgcccgtgCCACGCGTGCCGCGGGGGCGGGCAGCTCCGCGGGGACCGGCCGCGGCAGGGGCCCGCCCGGACCGGGACGATGCTCGGGGCCGCCGGGACGGGGACGGTGCTCGGGGCCCTGGGGACCGggatgctgctcggggctgcgggGATTGGGACAGTGCTTGGGGCCCCCGGGACTGACCCCAGTACTGTGGGTATCAGGGACTGGGACAGTGCTCAGGGCAAGGGGGTCCAGGACGGTGCTCAGGACACTGCGGACTGGGACGGTGCTTGGGGCAATGGGGACCGGGATGGTGCTCGGGGTGCAGGGACCAGGACGGTGCTTGGCACACTGGGGACCAGCCCCGGTACTGTGGGTATCGGGGACTGGGATGGTGCTCAGGGCCCTGGGGACCAGCCCCGGTACTGCGGGGCGCTGAGGCCTGGGATGGTGCTTGGGGCGACAGGGACTGACCCCGGTGCTGCGGGCACTGGGGAACCGGACAGCGCTCCGGGCGCTGGGACCAGGATGGCGCTCAGGGCCAGGGGGCCGGGGCAAAGCTCCCTGGGGCCGTTGCTGTGGCCCCCCTGGGGCAGAAGCTCCTGCCCGGGCCAGGCCGGCGGGGCTGGCACGGAGCTGCCCCAGGCGCTGCTGCGGTGCCGCGGCCCGGCAAGCCGCGGGGCAGGAAGGGCTGTCCGGGCACCCCACTCCACGTACCCGATTGCTAACCGCCCCGAGCACGGGggagttttaaaggaaaataattcataaCTCAGGGAATCGCAGTGATGGATTTAGGGACAATACTAAACtttttattaatataataataatataaaaattctATGCTATTACATGACACTATCTTCAAACATCTTTCTGCATATTTATGTCTatatgcgcgcgcacacacacacacacacactctcattTAAGTAAGTGAATTAAAACATTCCTGTATATTCCAATACAGGAGCACTTGTCACATTCCCAGGTCCAGCGCACAGAGTGCAGGAAGCTCATAACATGTAGCCTGCGTTTTGCAGGCACCGTTGTCTTAGATCACTAACAGAAGACATCAAATGTTACTTTAAAACCCACAAAATATTGGAATATttagaaatgaacagaaaaagtgAACTACAGGATTCAAATCTACAATCTAAAATATAAGACAAACTTCATTGTTATAGGTAAAATATGCCTGAAATTCATTATATAAGACCTATTTGACTTCCAGAAAGTATAAACTTTAAGGCTGTAAAAATATAAGCCCGCCTTTGATCTAAATAGCGTATTTAAATCTAAAATGTACTTTCAGAGGGTATTCTTGTGCAGTTAAAAACAACGTACAATGCTGCTTTATGCAGGAACTGTGCAAAGTTTTGCAACAGTCTGGAGGACAGCTAATGCACTGGGTAAGGTACTAGCTCATCATGAGTGGTTTCAGAAGGACTAACGGAAGCATGTATTTGGCTGATCTAGGCAATGAGAGAATAACACATCAGCCCAAGTGGAGTGAGACTGCTGTCACTTGCTTGTCAAAGCGATGCTGTGCTGCCTTTACAGTGGGCGTCGGGATATGTAAGATTTCATTGAATAAACCCTCAGGAGTTATTCTCACTTGGGTTTAGACTAGTGGTACAACATTTAAGGTAGGCTACAGATCCGAACCATTCACTGAGTTAATAGCACAAGACCGTGGGTTGATTTTCCTCTTCGAGCTGGTTCTGTGCAGCGGGGTTTAGCTGAGATtgacagcagctgcagcacaggaaggcCAAAACCAGCCTAGAGTCCAAAATAAATGTGTGGTGGGGAGTGTTCCCCACAGCCAGTGCTTTGGGGAGGTCAAAGCAGTGAGGGTTGTGGGTGGGAGGGGGTTGAAGGTGCAAGGTCTTGCTGCCCTGATGCTGCAAAGCTGCCGTGTGCTACTTGTGTAGGCCCGGTCCTACAGCTGGGTGCTGCGCGGCTCCATTGGTAGGACTGGGGTCCGGGTCCCCATGCACAAAGAAGGATACACAGATTCCCACTGCCGGCTACGCAGACACATTTCctggctgcatcaggaccaggcTGTGCAAAAAACTGCAGACGCCAGCACGGGGCGGGCTTGTCGCTTGGCTGCCGCTTCTTCCTGCCTGGGTCCGGGCTCCTGGGgagtccttccctcctcccttgctCGGGTCTGCTTCTGCCACCCTCCAGCGTGACTTCCGTAGTCCGGTGGGGGCTCTGTCCCTTCAGAAATGCTCGTCTTGTGCGGGCATTGGGGGCCGCGCAGCAGTCTGCTTTGAACGGGGGCGAGCCCTGGCCACACACCCGAAGGCTGAGGGGGGCTGCCTGCATGGACGGTGCCCTTCCCCTGCACCGACCCAGCCTGGGCTTGCTCAGGGCCAGCCCTGCAGGGTGAACAAGGGCGGTCCAAAGCAGCCTCAGCTGTCGTTGCCGTCGGCCCCAAAGGACTGTTATTGCAGTGGGGCGGCGGAGCAGAGAGGCatgctggctgtgctgctgtgcccACAGGTTCCCCCTCCGCCCCGACGAGCCCCCTCAAGAGCACTGCGTGCCGGCAATGCAGCTCTGAGGCAGCCAGGGATCAGGGCCTTGCTTGAGGACGGATGCTGCAGTGCCTCAAGCACAGCCCCGCTGGGAGCCCACCTTGTGACGGCAGCCAGGGCCGGGTGCACAGCTGAcgcctccatccctggcaaaAGCTTCCCATACAGACAGAGCTGGGAGTGCTCCTTGGCCAGGGATTCAGTGCTCGCAATTGCTCAGTGTGATGGGAAATGCCACTGAATCTGAGTTGCTttagagaaactgaggcaaatCCATTCCAGATGCGGGCCCACTGAAGACACTGGGTTGCACCAGTAACAGATTTGACTCAGCCTCTGGGGTTTCAAAGTGCTTGGATATCTCTGAGGCAGAGAGAATTGTCTCCCTTCTCCAGCACAGTGAAGGTATAAATACATTCAATTGCTAAGGAGGGTTATTTCTGTTCTTCCAGCCTCTCACAGCATTAAGCTCCTTTCCTTCCTGATAGGCACTTCACAAATACATCATCCCTGTGGCACCCTGACATGGGGCTCCCAGACTGGTTTCTGTGTTAGAACGAGTGGGATGGAACAGACATGGATCATAAATAATCGGGAATAAATGAACTGCAGCCAGGAGCCTTTGTGTGAAGCTTGACTATATCTCAGATGTTCTGAGAACAGCTCTCTCAGGTAGTTGCTCTTGGGGGATGTCCAGAAATGAATTAAGATCAGAAGATACTTTAAATGTTTGGGCTTGCTTCCATGTTGCCTGTGATTCCCTAGTTCTCTTTACAGGTCTGGAAACTGGGCGCAAGCATCTCCTCATTCAACCCCGTATGCAGGTCTAGATACCCCCTCAGCTGCCAGTGCTCCCCCCAGAGCCAGTGACTGCTGTGTTCAGGAGCCGTCATTTGCATTTCTACAGAGAGAACGTTGATTTAGTAGACTTTGGGGAATATAAGCTGTCATGTAGCTACAGGGCCACTATTTCCTCAAAATCAGAGAGTTGCCTCATCTGCTCCACTTGCATGGAGTGTCTCCGGAGGAGTTTCTTTTTGCTTCTCAAGTCACCCCTTTTGGGTGAGCTAGGAGCAACAGGTACCAGGGATTTTAAGCCAGCAGTGAGCGGGGAGGAAGCTTTGCTGTTGGAGCCAATATCAGGGATTGGGGGGTTGGGGTTCACATTCAATGGTGGCAGATATCCTGGTCTTGTGTGAGAGATGTGGTCTAGCAGAAGAGTCCCAGACCCTCGCCTTTCTAGCAGGTTGGGCGGTCGGTGCCGGACTGTCCCGGGAGATGTGCTGGTGATGCTGTCCAGGGACTCTCGTGAGCCATTGAACAAAGCCAGCTGAGAACCGCTGAGCTTCCTCCTCTCTGAAGGCACCTTCCCTGCATCGGCTgggctggtgctggagctgcaggagagctgtgagTCGGAGTCATAATGCTCGGTGGCCAGCCTTCTCCAGGGCAGCGTGTCCATCGCCACTGCTGAGCCCATGACAGAGGAGCTGATGCTTTCTGGCTCTGCAGGGACTGTGCTCCTTCGGGGTAAGCGCTGATGGGCAGCCTGACTCTTCTCAAAAGCTGTTTTCCTTGTGACTGACCCAGAGGCTGATGATGTCTTCAGAGCCTGCTCATCCACCAGGGGGAAGAGAGATGGGTCTTTGCTCTTGCTGCTGTTGGTCCTAGCTAGAGGAGCCTTTTTGGAAAATGACAGGTCACTGATGCCCATGATTACTTCATCGTCTGTGCAGACCCGCTTAGTGTCATCATGGTTCGTGGAAGCAGCCAGCACTGAGGGTGCGATGAGACCCCACGGTTCTGACTGCAGCCGTTTCAGCTGCGGCAAACGGGCTCTCTTGGGATTGCAGGTTTTccggctgggggagggaggctcgTTGGGAGCCCTGGCAGAGTGGCTGTCCCTGGGAGGTGTCGGGTGTGAGCCAAGgatgctgttttccttctcagcagGGGAAGGTGCTGAGACAGGTGTTTTCAGGTTGGTGTCGGAGGGTGTTGTGCAGGCCTCGGCGGGGGGCTTCTCCTTGAACTCCAGCGAAGGGGGAACGTTCAGGTACTGCTTAGCAGTCTTGGTGCCGGAAGCTGATTTGTCCATGGTGATAATTATCACctctttcccttttgctttgcAGGCATTCAGGAGATGCTGCAGCACATCCTTGTCATCTGCATTGATGGCGTGGACCAGAGCTGATGCTCCAGAGTGGTCCTCTAGGCTGGGGTCTGCCCCATTCTCCAGCAGCAGGGAGACCACATCTCCCCCAGCGCCTTGGATGCAGGCATGCATGAGGGCTGTTTTCCCAGACTTGTCCTGGATGTTGGGGTCAGCTCTGTTGTCCAGCAGGTACTTCACCATCTTGGCTTTGTTAATGCTCTGCTGGTCGACATGCTTAGTGATGCAGGCCACCATGAGGGCAGTCTCCCCTTTCTCATTGCTCTCGTTGATGTAAGCCCCCCCTTCCAGCAGAAGCCTGGTCAGCCGGAGCCGGCCGAGCCACACGGCCTTCAGGAGGGAGTTCCCACCCATCTGCAGCTCCGTTGCCTCATCCATGGCACTGGCTGGTGCTCACTGGCAGGGAAAGGTGGTGTCAGCCTGCAACTGGGAAAGTAAGAGAAGGACTGGTGAGTGCCTGCTCCCCGGCCCTGGCTCTCGCTCTCTCCCTGGCTTCCCAGGAGACACCATGCTCAGCATTGCTCTGCAATCTGCTGGCTCTCTGAtcccagccaccccacaccttGGCAGGGCAGGCGGTAAGAGCTACCTTGAGCCTTCCCCGCTTCTACACGTTTATAGCACCTTGTGCACAGGGTTTCATGCTGCCTGCAGGGCTTCTTGGGATGCAAGCCAAATGAACTGGACCAGGAAGAAAGGGTGGGTTGTGCCCACGCTTGAACTTTAGGGTCTCTTGGACTAAATGTGCTGATCTTTGTCAGCTGGGAGGTGCCCCTgccctgctttctctctgctctgccatgcatTTACTTTATGATATTGGTCCCTATAATTTTTCTCGATGATGTCATCTCAGGATGTACCCTATTCTTCCAGGAAGCACCACCAGCAATGAGGGAGTTTCTGGCCTGCTCTGTTTTAGGCATACCAGAAGACATGGCTGCCAGAGCCCGGAGTGCAACAGctggccttaattgccctgaccaacctcacctGGGACTTTTGCCCACACACCCTCTGCCCGTGGGCTGGGAGCTCCATTTAAATTTGGGCCCAGTAGGCCTAGGCCTGCCTTGGACTGTTTTACAGGTAAGTGTGTGTCCAGCCCTGACAGACCAGGCTTGTTGACTGGACTTCCCTGGTTGACCTTGGACCTGGCTTGtgcccttgcctttgcccggTGATCACTGCTGGTGTGAGCTGTTGCTGTCACCAACCTTGTCCTGCACAGGTGCTGTGGGACTGTGCCCTGCTGATGCACCCTCAGCTTCTGGCTTGTCTCCTCTCGTGGAGCAGCCCCGCTCTTGTTGTTCCTTGACAATGCTGTATCTTAACTCGTCTTGCCTTGctcttttccagctctgctttgcTATGAATATGCTAACATTTGCCTGAATGTAGCTGACTTCCCCAAGTGCCAGGTAAATCGGAACGGCCTGGATGCTGACATGGTTCCTGCTCTGTCTTCTAGCTCCCTCAGGCTGTAGCAGAGCCCACTGGAGATGATGTGAGCACCTCTCATGGCTTCTTGGGCCAGGGCCATGATCTTTGCTGCCTCACCATGGAATGAAATTCTAACCACCTGTGGTCAAGCTGTGTGTGACTCCATGCTGCTTAATGGCAATGTGAGCCACTTGTGTGGGAGAATAAGATAAGAGAGAAAGTTTCACTGGCAGCTATCTCTGTACCAGGACCAGCTCAGGAAAATCACCAGGCATGGTCTCTCCTGACGAgtgcttccctgctgctgcctggcatGGGCTGGCTACAGGAAATGTAGTCGGGTAAGGCTCCTGTGCATTGCTCTACAGCTGTGACATGCAAACTGAGTGCCTTGTGACCCTACTGCCTGTGCCCTTGAGGAATGACACCAGTCTCCTGCAGCCCTCAGATGTAGTGGGCTTTATGCACatggcaggggcagcagctcagAGCTCTTCTGGAGGGACTAGAAAATGGCCAGTACCATGGAAACGTCATGGAGGCACAGAAACGGACCTTCAGCCAGTGAGTGTCCAAGAGCACTGCTACCTGCTTGCTCCATGCTTTCGTTTCCCCCTTCCTAACCGTCCAGCTGCGAGCAGCAGTTCCCACTCGAGCCATGCCGAGCCCTTCCCTGGAGTATCTGCATCTGTGGAGGGACCAGTCCGAGCCTGCCTGATTCGCTCTGGAGCGCTTGGCAGCATGTGTTCATCAGATCTCTCTGAAAATCTTCCCCCATGGTAAGCACAAGCTGGTCTGTCCTTTGCCACAAGCCTATGTCCTTGGTGCCCCAGGATCCTGCAGCTCTAGGACCTTCTTAAGCGCTTAGCTCCAGGACATCATACAGCTCTCCTTCCTCAAAGGCTTGTGAGCAGTGTCACTTCCCCTTCTCACAGACATATGACTGAGATGCCCACAGCCCCTTCTGCTTGGGGAGCCCCCAGACTTATTTTAAGTTGGTCTCCTGGTGGCTCTCACCTCCATTTCCCCTTGTTCCTGTCCCTCTGTCGCCCATCCACGGTGCTGTGGGAGGGTCCCAGCCCAGGTGCAGATGTCTCCCATTTCTGTGGTGCCTTGCCCCTTCCTGCTGTCCCTTGGGGGGGGTCGGCAAGGCTGTCTGGCTCCCCGGCTcactcagccctggggctgcagagaTAGCAGGGCAGAGAACGGATGCACTCGAGACAGGTGGCCACCCTTCCCTCGGAGCAGGTTATCCCCTCACCCCGCTAGTGCCATCCTGCTGGGGGCCCGACTCTGCTGCGGGCCCTGGGCCGTGCCGGGGGTGTCCAGCCCCTCGGGCCCCACTGCCGCGGCTCGGGGAGCCCCGGGACCCGCTCCGTGGGCACTGGGAGaggc includes these proteins:
- the TMED3 gene encoding transmembrane emp24 domain-containing protein 3, whose translation is MGGWALAVLLCALQAGRAAGTELTFELPDSDKQCFHEELEQGLKFTLDYQVITGGHYDVDCYVEDPNGRTIYKETKKQYDSFPHRAEVKGVYTFCFSNEFSTFSHKTVYFDFQVGDEPPILPDMSNRVTALTQMESACVTIHEALNTVIDSQTHYRLREAQDRNRAEDLNDRVLYWSVGETVILFVVSIGQVMLLKSFFTEKRPGSGGAST
- the ANKRD34C gene encoding ankyrin repeat domain-containing protein 34C, with product MDEATELQMGGNSLLKAVWLGRLRLTRLLLEGGAYINESNEKGETALMVACITKHVDQQSINKAKMVKYLLDNRADPNIQDKSGKTALMHACIQGAGGDVVSLLLENGADPSLEDHSGASALVHAINADDKDVLQHLLNACKAKGKEVIIITMDKSASGTKTAKQYLNVPPSLEFKEKPPAEACTTPSDTNLKTPVSAPSPAEKENSILGSHPTPPRDSHSARAPNEPPSPSRKTCNPKRARLPQLKRLQSEPWGLIAPSVLAASTNHDDTKRVCTDDEVIMGISDLSFSKKAPLARTNSSKSKDPSLFPLVDEQALKTSSASGSVTRKTAFEKSQAAHQRLPRRSTVPAEPESISSSVMGSAVAMDTLPWRRLATEHYDSDSQLSCSSSTSPADAGKVPSERRKLSGSQLALFNGSRESLDSITSTSPGTVRHRPPNLLERRGSGTLLLDHISHTRPGYLPPLNVNPNPPIPDIGSNSKASSPLTAGLKSLVPVAPSSPKRGDLRSKKKLLRRHSMQVEQMRQLSDFEEIVAL